Proteins found in one Sphingobium sp. V4 genomic segment:
- the phaZ gene encoding polyhydroxyalkanoate depolymerase: MRMLYSGYQAWNDMLAPARLGAQYALAMRDRMGPMADWAMPRRMFALMDVFQGAKLTHKRPAYDIHTVTSGNAEVSVREEIALDLPFGNLLHFAKDEVEAEQPRVLVVAPMSGHFSTLLRSTVATLLRDHDVYITDWKNARDVPMEAGRFGFDEYVDYVIRFLQELGEGAHLVSVCQPCVPALAAVALMSEDKDRATPRSMTLMGGPIDPNAAPTVVNDLANEKPIKWFEDNLISVVPFRYAGRGREVYPGFLQLSAFMSMNMERHGSTHRELYQLLADGKRVEAQKIKDFYEEYFAVLDMTKEFYLETVDMVFQRALLAKGELTVRGRTVNPGMIRKTALLTVEGERDDVCAVGQTSAAHGLCTGLRPHLKRHHLQPGVGHYGVFSGSKWEKQVYPQVRNMILAMN; this comes from the coding sequence ATGCGGATGCTCTACAGCGGTTATCAGGCCTGGAACGACATGCTGGCCCCAGCGCGGCTTGGTGCGCAGTACGCGCTTGCCATGCGCGACCGGATGGGGCCGATGGCCGATTGGGCGATGCCGCGCCGTATGTTCGCCCTGATGGACGTGTTTCAGGGCGCGAAACTGACGCACAAGCGCCCTGCTTACGACATCCATACCGTCACGAGCGGCAATGCAGAGGTGTCCGTGCGTGAGGAGATCGCGCTGGACCTGCCCTTCGGAAATCTGTTGCACTTTGCAAAGGATGAGGTGGAGGCTGAACAGCCGCGCGTGCTGGTCGTCGCCCCTATGTCGGGCCATTTTTCCACCTTGTTGCGCAGCACGGTTGCAACATTGCTGCGCGACCATGACGTCTACATCACCGACTGGAAAAATGCGCGCGATGTGCCGATGGAGGCAGGGCGCTTCGGCTTCGACGAATATGTCGATTATGTGATCCGCTTCCTTCAGGAACTGGGCGAGGGCGCGCATCTGGTATCGGTGTGCCAGCCCTGCGTACCCGCGCTGGCGGCGGTCGCGCTGATGTCGGAGGACAAGGACAGGGCGACACCGCGGTCGATGACGCTGATGGGCGGGCCGATCGATCCCAATGCGGCGCCGACGGTGGTCAACGACCTTGCCAATGAAAAGCCGATCAAGTGGTTCGAGGACAATCTGATTTCCGTCGTTCCCTTCCGCTATGCGGGCCGCGGGCGCGAAGTCTATCCCGGTTTCCTGCAACTTTCGGCCTTCATGTCGATGAACATGGAACGGCATGGGTCGACGCATCGCGAACTTTATCAGTTGCTCGCCGACGGTAAGCGGGTCGAGGCGCAGAAGATAAAGGATTTCTACGAGGAATATTTCGCCGTCCTCGACATGACCAAGGAATTCTACCTCGAAACCGTCGACATGGTGTTCCAGCGCGCGTTGCTCGCCAAGGGCGAACTGACAGTCCGTGGGCGCACCGTGAATCCTGGCATGATCCGCAAGACCGCGCTGCTCACCGTCGAGGGTGAAAGGGACGATGTCTGCGCTGTGGGCCAGACATCGGCGGCCCACGGCCTTTGCACCGGCCTGCGCCCGCATCTCAAGCGCCATCATCTCCAGCCGGGCGTCGGCCATTATGGCGTCTTTTCGGGCAGCAAGTGGGAAAAGCAGGTCTATCCGCAAGTGCGGAACATGATCCTCGCCATGAACTGA
- a CDS encoding glutathione S-transferase gives MAIAELTLSSKNYSSWSLRGWLLCRLAGLQVVEKLIALDDPENRAELLLLSPSVLVPRLTHEGASVWDTLAIAEYLHELYPDAGMYPVDRIARAHCRSVSGEIHSGFANLRSALPMNLKVRHARFPIFSGAKPDIERIETIWTECLDDYGGPWLFGDAPTVADAMFAPVAQRFLTYAVPVTQKCAAYCQTINSWALMREWIEAARAEPEEMAELEIEF, from the coding sequence ATGGCAATTGCGGAACTCACACTTTCTAGCAAAAATTATTCCTCCTGGTCTTTGCGCGGATGGCTGCTTTGCCGTCTGGCCGGGTTGCAGGTCGTGGAAAAGCTGATCGCGCTCGACGATCCGGAAAACCGCGCGGAATTGCTGCTGCTCTCTCCCTCCGTGCTGGTTCCCCGCCTCACCCACGAGGGCGCGAGCGTGTGGGACACGTTGGCGATCGCCGAATATCTGCACGAATTATACCCCGATGCGGGCATGTATCCTGTCGATCGGATCGCGCGCGCGCACTGCCGTTCGGTATCAGGGGAGATTCACTCGGGTTTCGCCAATCTGCGCTCCGCCCTGCCCATGAACCTCAAGGTCCGCCATGCGCGGTTTCCGATCTTTTCAGGCGCCAAACCCGACATCGAACGGATCGAGACGATCTGGACGGAATGTCTGGACGATTATGGCGGCCCCTGGCTGTTCGGTGACGCGCCGACGGTAGCCGACGCCATGTTCGCGCCGGTCGCGCAACGCTTCCTGACCTATGCCGTGCCCGTCACACAGAAATGCGCCGCATATTGCCAGACCATCAACAGCTGGGCGCTGATGCGGGAATGGATCGAGGCGGCGCGGGCCGAGCCGGAAGAGATGGCGGAGCTGGAAATCGAGTTCTGA
- a CDS encoding M28 family metallopeptidase — translation MTIRTLALALGLTAALPVQAETIEPQRLEQSVRTLASDLFEGRAPGTIGEERTIGYLVARFEALGLEPGGPDGQWVQTVPLLHTRLGKAETLGLTQGSATTPWTFGSQVYLSTLQPRDHVALEKAPLVFVGHGVSAPERGWDDFKGVDLKGKVAVFLINDPDFEATEGEDAVGKFGGRTMTYYGRWTYKFEEAARRGAVGALIVHDTPGAGYGWNVVVSPGGENYDLVRAADKLTSLQVQGWIEGETARTMFAGAGLDLAALRRQARSRTFRPVELKGAAFSAAFPVSQEVVKSANVLARIPGASRPDETVMYGAHWDAYGKGAPDAQGRIYRAGANDDALGIAAMFEIARAFKVGPAPDRSILFAAWTAEERGLLGSEYYAFNPVWPLDRTVANLTIDILQTAGKAKDVILVGKGQNGLEDDLARFAAQQGRVVTQESLPERGLFYRADHFSMAKRGVPVLLLMGIAGASDLVEGGRAAGQAWVDAYTGKCYHQACDAVDETWKLDGAAQDVDLMLAIGRDLAGSTRWPDWKAGSEFKAIRDKSAAARN, via the coding sequence ATGACGATACGCACCCTTGCCCTGGCCCTTGGCCTGACCGCCGCCCTGCCTGTCCAAGCCGAGACCATCGAGCCACAGCGGCTCGAACAGTCCGTCCGCACGCTGGCCTCCGACCTGTTCGAGGGACGCGCGCCGGGCACCATCGGGGAAGAGCGGACGATCGGCTATCTGGTGGCGCGCTTCGAGGCGCTGGGACTGGAACCGGGCGGCCCTGACGGCCAGTGGGTCCAGACCGTACCACTGCTTCATACCCGGCTCGGGAAGGCCGAAACGCTGGGCCTGACTCAGGGAAGCGCGACGACGCCATGGACCTTCGGCAGCCAGGTCTATCTGTCCACCCTCCAGCCCAGGGACCATGTCGCACTGGAAAAAGCGCCGCTGGTTTTCGTCGGTCATGGCGTGTCCGCACCCGAACGGGGCTGGGACGATTTCAAGGGCGTCGACCTGAAGGGCAAGGTTGCAGTCTTCCTGATCAACGATCCCGACTTCGAGGCCACCGAGGGGGAAGATGCCGTCGGCAAGTTCGGCGGGCGGACCATGACCTATTATGGCCGCTGGACCTACAAGTTCGAGGAAGCGGCACGGCGCGGCGCGGTCGGCGCACTGATCGTGCATGACACGCCAGGCGCAGGCTATGGGTGGAACGTGGTCGTCAGCCCCGGCGGCGAAAATTACGACCTTGTGCGCGCTGCGGACAAGCTGACCAGCCTCCAGGTCCAGGGCTGGATCGAGGGCGAGACCGCAAGGACGATGTTCGCCGGCGCGGGGCTGGATCTGGCGGCGCTGCGCCGGCAGGCGAGAAGCCGGACCTTCAGGCCGGTGGAACTGAAGGGTGCGGCCTTCTCCGCCGCCTTCCCTGTCAGCCAGGAGGTGGTGAAGAGCGCCAACGTCCTCGCCCGCATTCCCGGCGCCAGTCGGCCGGACGAAACGGTGATGTATGGCGCGCATTGGGATGCCTATGGCAAGGGCGCGCCCGACGCGCAGGGGCGCATCTACCGCGCCGGCGCCAATGACGACGCGCTCGGCATAGCGGCGATGTTCGAGATCGCGCGCGCGTTCAAGGTCGGACCCGCGCCCGACCGGTCGATCCTGTTCGCGGCCTGGACGGCGGAAGAGCGCGGCCTGCTCGGTTCAGAATATTATGCCTTCAATCCGGTCTGGCCGCTGGACCGGACCGTCGCCAACCTGACGATCGACATCCTCCAGACCGCAGGCAAGGCGAAGGACGTGATCCTGGTCGGCAAGGGACAGAATGGGCTGGAGGATGATCTCGCACGCTTTGCTGCGCAGCAAGGCCGCGTCGTGACGCAGGAAAGCCTGCCCGAACGCGGCCTGTTCTATCGCGCCGACCATTTCTCCATGGCCAAGCGTGGCGTGCCGGTGCTGCTGCTGATGGGCATCGCCGGCGCTTCCGATCTGGTCGAAGGCGGTCGCGCGGCCGGACAGGCGTGGGTCGATGCCTATACGGGCAAATGCTACCACCAGGCCTGCGACGCGGTGGACGAGACGTGGAAACTGGACGGCGCCGCGCAGGACGTGGACCTGATGCTTGCCATTGGCCGCGATCTGGCCGGATCGACGCGCTGGCCCGATTGGAAGGCCGGCTCCGAGTTCAAGGCGATCCGCGACAAGAGCGCGGCGGCGCGTAACTGA
- a CDS encoding glycoside hydrolase family 27 protein, whose protein sequence is MTWKASRRDLLGVGMAGLAIAGVARAGETQPGKRGPLAPRPPMGWNSWNSFATTITEAQARETAHIMAEKLLPFGYDIFTVDIQWYEPEASSYTYNASPRPAMDAYGRMIPAPNRFPSSGGGMGFAPLARDIHALGLKFGIHVMRGIPRAAVEANLPIQGTRYRAADIADPTSICSWNPDMYGVDMTRPGAQAYYDSIFRLYADWGVDFVKMDDMSRPYDAHAPEVEAAHNAIVATGRPIILSLSPGETPVIRGDHVRRFAQMWRISDDFWDDWAMLEAQFTRLENWTPYRAPGSWPDADMLPLGRLALGERDTRFTPDEQRTLMTLWAIARSPLIMGGDLRHLDAATLALLTNREVLAVNQASNGNCPHFVEDGVRVWSAIADGGSDRYLALFNPGDKRRDVGIRLRDLGLSGPVAVRDLWEGKALGRQAERVSATLPPHGSALYRLG, encoded by the coding sequence ATGACTTGGAAGGCCAGCCGCCGCGATCTGCTTGGCGTCGGCATGGCAGGGCTTGCGATCGCCGGCGTGGCGCGCGCGGGCGAAACGCAACCGGGCAAGCGCGGGCCGCTGGCGCCTCGTCCGCCGATGGGCTGGAATAGCTGGAACAGTTTTGCGACCACCATCACCGAAGCGCAGGCGCGCGAAACCGCGCATATCATGGCGGAAAAGCTGCTGCCTTTCGGCTATGACATCTTCACCGTCGACATCCAATGGTATGAACCGGAGGCATCCAGCTACACCTATAATGCCAGCCCCAGGCCCGCAATGGATGCCTATGGCCGGATGATTCCGGCGCCCAACCGGTTTCCTTCCAGCGGGGGAGGCATGGGGTTCGCACCGCTGGCCAGGGACATCCATGCGCTTGGCCTGAAATTCGGCATCCATGTCATGCGCGGCATCCCGCGCGCGGCGGTGGAGGCGAACCTGCCGATCCAGGGCACCCGCTACCGCGCGGCTGACATCGCGGACCCTACGAGCATCTGTTCCTGGAATCCGGACATGTATGGGGTCGACATGACGCGGCCGGGCGCTCAGGCTTATTATGACAGCATCTTCCGCCTCTATGCGGACTGGGGCGTCGATTTCGTCAAGATGGACGATATGAGCCGCCCCTATGACGCTCATGCGCCGGAGGTCGAGGCGGCGCACAATGCCATCGTCGCCACCGGCCGCCCCATCATCCTCAGCCTCTCGCCCGGCGAAACGCCGGTGATCCGGGGCGACCATGTCCGTCGCTTCGCACAGATGTGGCGCATCTCGGACGATTTCTGGGACGATTGGGCGATGCTGGAGGCGCAGTTCACGCGGCTAGAAAACTGGACGCCGTACCGTGCTCCGGGGAGTTGGCCAGACGCCGACATGCTGCCCCTGGGCCGCCTGGCGCTGGGCGAGCGCGACACGCGCTTCACCCCGGACGAGCAGCGAACCTTGATGACGCTCTGGGCGATCGCGCGCTCTCCGCTCATCATGGGCGGCGACCTGCGCCATTTGGATGCGGCGACCCTGGCGTTGCTGACCAATCGGGAGGTGCTGGCCGTCAATCAGGCGAGCAACGGCAATTGCCCGCATTTCGTCGAGGACGGCGTCCGGGTATGGTCGGCGATCGCGGACGGCGGCAGCGACCGCTATCTCGCCCTGTTCAATCCCGGGGACAAGCGGCGCGACGTGGGGATCAGGCTGCGCGACCTCGGACTGTCCGGGCCGGTCGCCGTGCGCGACCTGTGGGAAGGCAAGGCGCTTGGTCGGCAGGCAGAGCGGGTGAGCGCCACCCTGCCGCCGCATGGCAGCGCGCTGTATCGGCTCGGCTAA
- a CDS encoding glutamine amidotransferase: protein MKRALIVRHVPREGAAGYLQPIEAAGYHIDRIDVASPDFAHVDLCDPDLLIMMGGPMGVYEQDRHPWIPLQIEKLSARLAADRPTLGVCLGSQMIAAALGARVYPGGHMELGFAPVMMNGAGTASPLRHIADVPVLHWHSDTFDLPEGVELLASTRKYAHQAFRRGTNLLALQFHAEMGEDPRFEDWLTHFWADLDVAQQCGIALREDHDLHGPVAVAAGRAMIAEWLAGIQA, encoded by the coding sequence ATGAAAAGAGCATTGATCGTCCGTCATGTGCCGCGCGAAGGCGCGGCAGGGTATCTCCAGCCGATCGAGGCGGCGGGCTACCATATCGACCGCATCGATGTCGCCAGCCCGGATTTCGCGCATGTCGACCTGTGCGATCCAGACCTGCTGATCATGATGGGCGGTCCGATGGGGGTCTATGAACAGGATCGACACCCCTGGATTCCCCTCCAGATCGAGAAGCTTTCGGCGCGCCTCGCCGCCGACCGTCCGACCTTGGGCGTATGTCTCGGCAGCCAGATGATCGCAGCGGCGCTGGGCGCGCGGGTCTATCCGGGCGGACATATGGAACTGGGCTTCGCGCCCGTCATGATGAACGGCGCCGGGACCGCATCGCCGCTCCGTCATATCGCCGACGTGCCGGTCCTCCACTGGCACAGCGACACGTTCGATCTGCCCGAAGGGGTCGAACTTCTGGCGTCGACCCGGAAATATGCCCATCAGGCATTCCGCCGTGGGACTAACCTTCTGGCCCTGCAATTCCACGCCGAAATGGGCGAAGATCCCCGTTTCGAGGATTGGTTGACGCATTTTTGGGCCGATCTCGACGTTGCGCAGCAGTGCGGCATTGCCCTGCGCGAGGATCATGATCTGCACGGTCCCGTTGCGGTGGCGGCTGGGCGCGCGATGATCGCTGAGTGGCTGGCGGGCATCCAAGCCTGA
- the acnA gene encoding aconitate hydratase AcnA, which yields MTAIGQDTLGTRDMLNVGGKDIAYYSLKKAAAKLGDVSRLPFSMKVLLENLLRFEDGVTVTTDDIQAIVDWQNDKGRAEREIQYRPARVLLQDFTGVPCVVDLAAMRDAMNALGADASKINPQVPVHLVIDHSVMVDEFGTPKAFGQNVEIEYQRNMERYDFLKWGSKSLANFYAVPPGTGICHQVNLENIAQAVWSSTGPDGVTVAYPDTCVGTDSHTTMVNGLGVLGWGVGGIEAEAAMLGQPVSMLIPEVVGFKFTGELKEGVTATDLVLTCTQMLRARGVVGRFVEYFGPGLASLSLADRATLANMAPEYGATCGFFGIDDKTLDYMRLTGRTDENIALVEAYAKEQGFWIDPSIEPVFTDTLELDLATVVPSLAGPKRPQDRVALPDVDDVFNADMANTYKKAQQRVPVAGEDFDIGDGDVTIAAITSCTNTSNPSVMVAAGLVAKKANELGLKPKPWVKTSLAPGSQVVTDYFNKAGLQEHLDAIGFNLVGYGCTTCIGNSGPLAPAISAAINENGLVAAAVISGNRNFEGRVSPDVRANFLASPPLVVAYALKGTVIEDFITTPIGVSAAGNDVYLKDIWPTNDEVASTMAGCMDRAMFQARYANVYKGDAHWQAIDVTGSDTYKWRAGSTYVANPPYFEGLSMTPAPVTDIIEAKPLAIFGDSITTDHISPAGSIKASSPAGKWLSEHQVAQADYNSYGSRRGHHEVMMRGTFANIRIKNLMLDGVEGGMTRYEGEVLPIYDAAMKHKADGTPLVVIGGKEYGTGSSRDWAAKGTNLLGVRSVIVESFERIHRSNLVGMGVLPLQFKAGENKDTLGLTGDETFTIQNVAGLKPRQDVDVIVKRADGSTFTFTALCRIDTVNELDYFLNGGILQYVLRKLAA from the coding sequence ATGACCGCAATCGGACAGGACACCCTCGGCACGCGAGACATGCTCAATGTCGGCGGCAAGGATATTGCCTATTATTCGTTGAAGAAGGCCGCAGCGAAGCTTGGCGACGTTTCGCGCCTGCCCTTCTCGATGAAGGTGCTGCTGGAGAATCTGCTTCGCTTCGAGGATGGCGTCACCGTCACCACCGACGACATCCAGGCGATCGTCGACTGGCAGAATGACAAAGGCAGGGCCGAGCGCGAGATCCAGTATCGCCCCGCTCGCGTGCTGCTCCAGGACTTCACCGGCGTGCCGTGCGTGGTCGACCTCGCCGCCATGCGCGACGCGATGAACGCGCTGGGCGCCGACGCCAGCAAGATCAACCCGCAGGTGCCCGTCCACCTCGTCATCGATCATTCGGTCATGGTCGATGAATTTGGCACGCCAAAGGCGTTCGGGCAGAATGTGGAAATCGAATATCAGCGCAACATGGAGCGCTACGACTTCCTGAAATGGGGTAGCAAGAGCCTCGCCAACTTCTACGCCGTGCCGCCGGGCACGGGCATCTGCCACCAGGTGAACCTGGAGAATATTGCGCAGGCCGTCTGGTCGAGCACCGGCCCGGACGGCGTCACCGTCGCCTATCCCGACACCTGCGTTGGCACCGACAGTCACACCACCATGGTCAACGGCCTGGGCGTGCTCGGCTGGGGCGTGGGCGGTATCGAGGCGGAAGCGGCGATGCTGGGTCAGCCCGTCTCCATGTTGATCCCCGAGGTCGTAGGCTTCAAGTTCACCGGAGAATTGAAGGAGGGCGTAACCGCCACCGACCTGGTCCTCACCTGCACCCAGATGCTCCGCGCTCGCGGCGTGGTCGGTCGCTTCGTCGAATATTTCGGTCCCGGCCTCGCCAGCCTGTCGCTTGCCGACCGTGCGACGCTGGCCAACATGGCGCCGGAATATGGCGCAACCTGCGGCTTCTTTGGCATCGACGACAAGACGCTGGACTATATGCGCCTGACCGGCCGGACCGACGAAAATATCGCGCTGGTCGAAGCCTATGCCAAGGAACAGGGCTTCTGGATCGATCCATCGATCGAGCCCGTCTTCACCGACACGCTGGAACTGGACCTTGCCACCGTCGTCCCCAGCCTTGCCGGCCCCAAGCGCCCGCAGGACCGCGTCGCCCTGCCGGACGTCGATGACGTGTTCAACGCCGACATGGCCAACACCTACAAGAAGGCGCAGCAGCGCGTGCCTGTCGCGGGCGAGGATTTCGATATCGGCGACGGCGACGTCACCATCGCCGCGATCACGAGTTGCACCAACACGTCGAACCCCAGCGTCATGGTCGCGGCGGGCCTGGTCGCCAAGAAGGCGAACGAACTGGGCCTCAAACCCAAGCCCTGGGTCAAGACGTCGCTCGCGCCGGGTTCGCAGGTGGTCACCGACTATTTCAACAAGGCCGGGCTTCAGGAGCATCTGGACGCGATCGGCTTCAACCTGGTCGGCTATGGCTGCACCACCTGCATCGGCAACTCAGGCCCGCTGGCGCCCGCGATCAGCGCCGCCATCAACGAGAATGGGCTGGTCGCCGCGGCCGTCATTTCGGGCAACCGCAATTTCGAAGGCCGCGTCTCGCCCGACGTGCGCGCCAACTTCCTCGCCAGCCCGCCGCTTGTGGTCGCCTATGCGCTCAAGGGAACGGTGATCGAGGATTTCATCACCACCCCGATCGGCGTCAGCGCGGCCGGCAATGACGTCTACCTCAAGGACATCTGGCCAACCAATGACGAGGTCGCCTCGACCATGGCGGGCTGCATGGACCGCGCGATGTTCCAGGCGCGCTACGCAAATGTCTACAAGGGCGACGCGCACTGGCAGGCGATCGACGTGACAGGTTCGGACACATACAAGTGGCGCGCTGGTTCCACCTATGTCGCCAACCCGCCCTATTTCGAGGGTCTTAGCATGACCCCGGCGCCGGTCACCGACATCATCGAAGCCAAACCGCTCGCCATCTTCGGCGATTCGATCACCACGGACCACATCTCGCCAGCAGGTTCGATCAAGGCGAGCAGCCCTGCGGGCAAATGGCTGAGCGAGCATCAGGTCGCCCAGGCCGATTACAACAGCTATGGCTCGCGTCGCGGTCATCACGAAGTCATGATGCGCGGCACCTTCGCCAATATCCGCATCAAGAATCTGATGCTGGACGGCGTCGAGGGCGGCATGACCCGCTATGAGGGCGAAGTCCTGCCGATCTACGACGCGGCAATGAAGCACAAGGCCGACGGCACGCCGCTGGTCGTCATCGGCGGGAAGGAATATGGCACCGGCTCGTCTCGCGACTGGGCGGCGAAGGGGACCAACCTGTTGGGCGTCCGCTCGGTCATCGTTGAGAGCTTCGAACGCATCCACCGGTCCAACCTGGTCGGCATGGGCGTGCTCCCGCTGCAGTTCAAGGCTGGCGAGAACAAGGATACGCTCGGCCTGACGGGCGACGAAACCTTCACCATCCAGAATGTCGCGGGCCTCAAGCCGCGCCAGGATGTGGACGTGATCGTAAAGCGCGCCGACGGCTCGACCTTCACCTTCACCGCGCTGTGCCGGATCGATACCGTCAACGAACTGGATTACTTCCTGAACGGCGGCATCCTCCAATATGTGCTGCGCAAATTGGCCGCCTGA